The genomic window agcgcGCCAGGctggaggctgagaaggctctgaaggaggctgaagagAAGGCCGCCCgcgagaaggccgaggccgaggccaaggccaaggctgagaaggctgccgccgAGAGtgatgtcgaggacgactgggaggccgctgccgcctccgACGGCGATGTCAAGGATAGCTGGGATGCTGacaccgaggatgaggctgagaaggccaaCGGAAAGGCCGACGCTGGgtccaaggacgaggagcaagaagagtctgaggaggagtctgaggacgatgaggccgCCACAGCTGCCCAGCAAGCTGAGCTCCAGCGAAAGcgagaggctgctgagcgCCGTGAGAAGGCTCACCAAGCTGCTCTGGCTGCCCGATCCAAGGACAACCTGCGATCCCCTATTTGCTGTATTCTGGGACACGTCGATACCGGAAAGACGAAGCTTCTGGACAAGATTCGACAGACCAACGTCCAGGAGGGCGAAGCCGGTGGTATCACACAGCAGATCGGTGCTACATACTTCCCTGTCGAGGCCATCCGACAAAAGACCGCTGTCGTCAACCCGGATGGCAAGTTCGAGTTCAAGGTTCCCGGTCTCCTGGTCATCGACACGCCCGGTCACGAGTCTTTCTCTAACCTCCGATCCCGTGGTTCCTCGCTCTGCAACATCGCCATCCTGGTTGTCGATATCATGCACGGTCTTGAGCCTCAGACCCTCGAGTCTATGCGCATGCTGAGAGAGCGCAAGACCCCCTTCATCGTTGCCCTGAACAAGATTGATCGACTCTACGGCTGGAAGAAGGTTGACAACAACGGCTTCCAGGACAGTCTGGCTCTCCAGAGCAAGGCCGTCCGCAACGAGTTTGAGACTCGTCTGGAGAAGACCAAGGTTGCCTTTGCCGAGCAGGGTTTCAACTCTGAGCTCTTCTACCAGAACAAGTCCATGTCCAAGTACGTCTCGCTCGTGCCCACTTCAGCGCACACGGGTGAGGGTGTCCCCGACATGTTGAAGCTCATTGTCCAGCTCACCCAGGAGCGCATGGTTGGCTCCCTCATGTACCTGTCTGAGGTCCAGGCCACCGTTCTCGAAgtcaaggccattgagggTTTCGGTATGACCATCGATGTTGTCCTTTCCAACGGTATCCTGCGTGAAGGCGACCGCATCGTACTCTGCGGTACAGAAGGTGCTATCAAGACAAACATCAGAGCTCTGCTCACCCCGGCACCTCTCAGGGAACTTCGTCTCAAGTCTGCCTATGTTCACaacaaggaggtcaaggccgcTCTGGGTGTCAAGATCAGTGCCCCTGGCCTTGAAGGCGCCATTGCCGGTTCTCGTCTGATGGTTGTCGGacctgatgatgatgaggatgacatcgaggatgaggtcgagTCCGATCTCGCTGTTCTGTTCAACCGAGTCGAGAAGTCGGGTCGTGGTGTCAGTGTCCAGGCTTCGACTCTTGGTTCGCTCGAGGCTTTGCTCGACTTCCTCAAGGACTGCAAGATTCCCGTGGCTAACGTTGGTATCGGCCCAGTTTACAAGCGTGATGTCATGCAGTGTGGCATCATGTTGGAGAAGGCTCCTGACTACGCCATCATGCTCTGTTTCGATGTCAAGGTAGACAAGGAAGCGCAACAGTACGCCGAGGATCAGGGCATCAAGATCTTTACGGCCGACATTATCTACCACCTGTTCGACGCCTTCACCAAGCACATGGACGagcagctggagaagaagaaggaggagtccAAGATGTTGGCTGTCTTCCCCTGCGTGCTCAAGCCCGTCAAGGTCTTCAACAAGAATGACCCCATCGTCATTGGTGTGGATGTCACTGAAGGTCAGCTGAGAATCAACGCTCCCATCGCCGCCGTGAGGAGCAACCCCACAACAGGTGCCAAGGAGATCATCAAGCTGGGTAGAGTGTAAGTTTAACGATCCTGACTATACATGGCCAACGTTTGCTAACAAATTCACAGAACCTCTATCGAGCGAGAGCACAAGCAGATCCCTGTGTGCAAGAGAAAGGAGCCTTCTGTTGCCATCAAGATCGAGATGGGCAGCAGTCAGCCCATGTACGGCCGTcacctcgaggaggaggagactctGTACAGTCTCATCTCGCGAGCCAGCAtcgacaccctcaaggagTTCTACCGAAAGGAGGTCAGCAACGAGGAGTGgcagctcatcatcaagctcaagccccTCTTTGACATTTCATAAGCTGGCTAGCGAGTGCTGGGCAGAGCTTGCAACACCTGGTGGCGCGAGGCCCTCCCACCCAATCCATTGGCGCCGGGAGCTTGGCCCGAGTGACTCTTTCGCAGAAGCTGTCTTTTGAATCTCCAAGATAAAGCTCAGGCGTCGGGTCAAGCTCCCGttgggaagaggaagattgCTGCTGCGCATgtggaggggggaggggatggAGAAAAGAAATTGCATCTGTTACGAAGAATGGAATCCACGTCATTCATGTATGTTATGCCGGTTGCATTGTTTGGGGAACCAAAAAAAAGATTGAGGACGCATCAGACGGAGGCGCGAGAGGGTCCAAGGTCTTATATAGAGGATTATATCCAAAAGCGAGTTGCAACtaacatccatcatccacccgtcgatggcttcatgcaTGTATGGCTCAGTTTTGTAATCAATACTTTATTCAATAAACTCAACTCATCTCAACTCATCTCATCTtatctcgtctcgtctcttATCTAACTACCCAACTTCACAACACACTTGACTGAACTGGCCCCCCCTTGTCTCGCTCATCTCACCGTCATTTCACCTCACGCCACCTCACCTCTCCTGTCTCTCTCACCGACATGGCACAGTTCAAAGAATGACACGCGCAAAGTCCAAAGGCTCCAAGACTTGAACCAAGCCTGAGTGTATGGATCCTAGCTACTAAAGGCAAAAGTGGTCTAACAGCGGGTAACATATCCGTCATGATGatccctccctcttccctctcccaATAAAAAGCCGTTGCAACCGTTAACATGCTCTATTTCTTCCTCCGCTTCTTTCCTCGTGGCCTCTTTTAACATATT from Fusarium keratoplasticum isolate Fu6.1 chromosome 10, whole genome shotgun sequence includes these protein-coding regions:
- a CDS encoding Eukaryotic translation initiation factor 5B, producing the protein MPPKKKGNKKNQQDDWEAELGESIAPPATNDDAPAGDDNADGDDDGGAGGLMATLRKNKEKRKKKGIVDTAPVEEEAPAEEPVNKEPVEATMDDEFDLPQKKGKGGKQNKQPAKQPEPAADDGAEPGRILTKAEKEKLKKEREKQRKKEQAAAKKKGGAAAKAPQPAKAAAPEKQEEAAPAPAAEPAAAAGGKKKKIPAHLALLQKQQEELRRQREEAVRLEAEAKAKAEEDERLAAEEEKRREEAKALKKQKEKERIEQLKKEGKYLTKAQKEEKARNERKLQQMLAAGIQVGPSEGGEKAPKSKPTDRKKKGRAQQKADEEKALAEAAERARLEAEKALKEAEEKAAREKAEAEAKAKAEKAAAESDVEDDWEAAAASDGDVKDSWDADTEDEAEKANGKADAGSKDEEQEESEEESEDDEAATAAQQAELQRKREAAERREKAHQAALAARSKDNLRSPICCILGHVDTGKTKLLDKIRQTNVQEGEAGGITQQIGATYFPVEAIRQKTAVVNPDGKFEFKVPGLLVIDTPGHESFSNLRSRGSSLCNIAILVVDIMHGLEPQTLESMRMLRERKTPFIVALNKIDRLYGWKKVDNNGFQDSLALQSKAVRNEFETRLEKTKVAFAEQGFNSELFYQNKSMSKYVSLVPTSAHTGEGVPDMLKLIVQLTQERMVGSLMYLSEVQATVLEVKAIEGFGMTIDVVLSNGILREGDRIVLCGTEGAIKTNIRALLTPAPLRELRLKSAYVHNKEVKAALGVKISAPGLEGAIAGSRLMVVGPDDDEDDIEDEVESDLAVLFNRVEKSGRGVSVQASTLGSLEALLDFLKDCKIPVANVGIGPVYKRDVMQCGIMLEKAPDYAIMLCFDVKVDKEAQQYAEDQGIKIFTADIIYHLFDAFTKHMDEQLEKKKEESKMLAVFPCVLKPVKVFNKNDPIVIGVDVTEGQLRINAPIAAVRSNPTTGAKEIIKLGRVTSIEREHKQIPVCKRKEPSVAIKIEMGSSQPMYGRHLEEEETLYSLISRASIDTLKEFYRKEVSNEEWQLIIKLKPLFDIS